The stretch of DNA CCAAATAGACGCCGATGGAGCATTGATCCGAGAACCTGCACCCTTCAACAGTTCGATTCACCGCTTTAAAGACCTGTATTTGGATGACAGCGGTGACACATATGTTCTGTGGGAATACTGGAGCGGGTGGGGATACATCTACCGCTTCATGGCCATCCCTTGGTATGCCGTGCTTGACTCGCCTGAAGACAACTTGCCGACCGTCCCGGGTGATCTGTCCCTATCGAGCTTCCCCAACCCGTTTAACAGCGCCGTAACCATGACCGCAGGTGAGATGAGTCTGAAAGTGTTCGATATACAGGGCCGGATTGTGACGACGCTCTGCGATGAGTTTGCCCGCGCCGGAACGCACGAACTGAATTGGTCGCCCGAATCACAAGCAAGCGGCGTCTATTTGTTTAATCTACGATCGCCTGCGGGTCACACCACACAAAAAGCCCTGTACCTCAAATGAACTGGGGAGTTCACTGAATGCTTCGTCTCCTTCTCACACTCGTCTGCCTTGCTCATCTGACCTTTGCGCAGACCAAACCCGTTACTGTCGTCGAATCCGGAAGCAAGATTCCTATCGCCGGTGTGTGGGTACATGATGAAGCGCAGCTGATCGTTGAGCAAACCGACGAGTCGGGCGCATTTGACATCGGTCGATTCTCCAGTCAGCAGCAATTGATCTTCTTCCATCCTGAAGAGGTCATTGTCGAAGGTCACCGCTTTGGAAACGACCGCGCGCAAATCGCGCAGGCAACATCGGAAGTGAGTGAAAAGCAGATTGAATTTCAGCAGCCCCGCACGACCGCAGAGGTGCTCGAAAGCGGCGGCGTGTTCGTACAGCGCAGTCAGTATGGCGGAGGCTCGCCGATGATTCGCGGATTTACCGCAAATCAGGTTCTGCTCGTTCTCGACGGAGTTCGCATGAACAATGCCATTTATCGCGCCGGTAATCTGCAGAACTCCATTCAGGTGGACGCGAACTCCCTCGGAACCGCGGACATCTTGTTCGGCCCTAATTCGGTGCAATACGGCAGTGATGCCATGGGCGGCGTCATGGTCTTCAACACCTTGAATCCCCTTCCTTCTCTCTTGAAGACCGCCCGCGTGGATGCGAAGGCTTTCACCCGCTATGCCACTGCCAACAAAGAGCAATCCGTTGGCGCGACGATGAGTGTCGGGTTGAAGAAGTGGGCATTTCTCGGCAATTTCACATACAGCGACTTCGATGACCTTCGCGCTGGTGGCGTCTTGTCCGATGCCTATCCCGACTATGGTCGCCGTCGCGAGTATGTTGAGCGGCAAAACGGTGAAGATGTCATTGTTCGGAATGACAACTCAAGCATTCAGCGCTTCACCGGATACACACAAGCAAATATGCTCGGGAAGATTCGTTACTGGCACACTCCGCAGCTCAACGCCAC from bacterium encodes:
- a CDS encoding TonB-dependent receptor plug domain-containing protein — translated: MLRLLLTLVCLAHLTFAQTKPVTVVESGSKIPIAGVWVHDEAQLIVEQTDESGAFDIGRFSSQQQLIFFHPEEVIVEGHRFGNDRAQIAQATSEVSEKQIEFQQPRTTAEVLESGGVFVQRSQYGGGSPMIRGFTANQVLLVLDGVRMNNAIYRAGNLQNSIQVDANSLGTADILFGPNSVQYGSDAMGGVMVFNTLNPLPSLLKTARVDAKAFTRYATANKEQSVGATMSVGLKKWAFLGNFTYSDFDDLRAGGVLSDAYPDYGRRREYVERQNGEDVIVRNDNSSIQRFTGYTQANMLGKIRYWHTPQLNATYALIYTTSSNIPRYDRLEQYRNGALRYAEWYYGPQELLMNRLTLNSSSGGSLYDEAEFTVAHQDYQESRHDRTRENDSRNDRTEDVSIISLNADMSRTAGAGKLFYGVEAVFNDVTSTAHRTNIVTGETSPLSTRYPDGGSNTSTLAAYGGWRAPVHPNVVMTAGLRYTQNTLKSKFVDKSFYNFPFDEIEYNSGAPTASLGAVCSVSSW